The segment CGAAGAACGAAAAGAGAAGGCTATTAAGGAGGGGAACGAATAAATGTCAAATCGTGTAGTAAATATACTCGTTCCTATTGTTTCAATCATTATTGGTTTAATCGTTGGGGCAATTGTTATGCTTGCCAGTGGCTATGATCCAGTATTAGGTTATACGGCGTTATGGAACGGTATTTTTGGAGATTCCTATTCAATCGGAAATACAATTCGACAAATTACACCGTATATTTTATCAGGTTTAGCGGTAGCATTTGCATTCCGTACAGGACTATTTAATATTGGGGTAGAAGGGCAATTATTAATGGGATGGTTAGCTGCGGCATACGTCGGTTATGCATTTGACTTACCGCGATTCATCCACTTGCCATTAGCTTTAGTTGCAGCGGCAGCAGCGGGTGCTTTCTGGGCATTTATTGTGGGCTTCTTGAAAGCGAAATTATCGGTGCATGAAGTAATTGCTTCCATCATGTTAAACTATACAGCACTATATATTACGAATGCTGTTATTCGAAGCTTAACAGATGGTAGTTTTAAAACGCCAACAATTTTAGAAAGTGCAACATTACGCATGCCATGGTTACGCGAAATTACCGATAATTCGAGCTTACACTTAGGAATTATCGTTGCGTTATTAATGGTGTTTGTCATGTGGTTTATTTTAGAAAAGACGACACGTGGTTACGAGCTAAAATCAGTAGGTTTCAATAAAAATGCTGCTGAATATGCTGGGATGAGTGTCAACAAAAACATTATTTTAGCGATGACGATTTCGGGTGTATTTGCCGGTCTTGCCGGTGCGGTGGAAGCTTTAGGTACGTTCCAAAATGCATCGATTAAAGCAGGATTCTCAGGTATTGGATTTGACGGAATTGCGGTTGCCTTACTTGGTGCAAACACGCCGCTTGGAGTTATATTTGGTGCCTCTTTATTTGGCTCATTGAAATACGGGGCATTAAATATGCCAAACGAAGCCGGTATTCCAGAAGAAATCGTATCGATTATTATCGCCTTAATTATTTTCTTCGTAGCAAGTGGTTATATTATCCGATTAGCTTTACAAAAATTCGGAAAGAAAAAGGAGGGCCAGTAACATGAGCTTCTTAGATGTGTTATATTTCATTGTCCCTTCCGCGATATTATACGCAACACCGCTAATTTTTGCAGGTATCGGCGGGGTATTCTCTGAGCGCTCAGGTGTTGTTAACATCGGGTTAGAAGGGATTATGGTTATTGGTGCCTTCACAGGGATTTATGTCAATTTAGAGTATTATGATGTATTTGGAAAAAATGTTATATGGGTTGGTATTTTAGCAGCATTAGTTGCGGGAGCGGTATTCTCCCTATTACTAGCAGTTGCGGCGGTGTCATTCCGCGCCGATCAAACGGTAACAGGGGTCGCATTAAATATGCTTGGCGTTGCGATCGCAGTATTCTTAGTGAAATTGAT is part of the Solibacillus sp. FSL K6-1523 genome and harbors:
- a CDS encoding ABC transporter permease; protein product: MSNRVVNILVPIVSIIIGLIVGAIVMLASGYDPVLGYTALWNGIFGDSYSIGNTIRQITPYILSGLAVAFAFRTGLFNIGVEGQLLMGWLAAAYVGYAFDLPRFIHLPLALVAAAAAGAFWAFIVGFLKAKLSVHEVIASIMLNYTALYITNAVIRSLTDGSFKTPTILESATLRMPWLREITDNSSLHLGIIVALLMVFVMWFILEKTTRGYELKSVGFNKNAAEYAGMSVNKNIILAMTISGVFAGLAGAVEALGTFQNASIKAGFSGIGFDGIAVALLGANTPLGVIFGASLFGSLKYGALNMPNEAGIPEEIVSIIIALIIFFVASGYIIRLALQKFGKKKEGQ